A single region of the Gephyromycinifex aptenodytis genome encodes:
- the ftsZ gene encoding cell division protein FtsZ has protein sequence MAAPQNYLAVIKVVGIGGGGVNAINRMIEVGLKGVEFIAINTDAQALLMSDADLKLDVGRELTRGLGAGADPEVGKKAAEDHAEEIEEALKGADMVFVTAGEGGGTGTGGAPVVARIAKSIGALTIGVVTRPFTFEGRRRANQAESGIGALREEVDTLIVIPNDRLLSISDRAVSMLDAFRSADQVLLSGVQGITDLITTPGLINLDFADVKSVMQGAGSALMGIGSARGEDRAVQAAELAISSPLLEASIDGAHGVLLSIQGGSDLGLFEINEAARLVQEAAHPEANIIFGAVIDDALGDEVRVTVIAAGFDGGSPQRRSDDRALGGVSSAQAQQQQQQRQNPGQQMPPAQQMPAQQMPPQQMPAQQMPPRQEPSYSQPVTPRQGQVPRQQPPTQPAGMPPGHEPMPQRQAQQQQQQRQQAPNNGPAQPPHQQGAPASRPPRAVTFDDGDDLDVPDFLK, from the coding sequence GTGGCAGCACCACAGAACTACCTGGCCGTAATCAAGGTCGTCGGCATCGGCGGGGGCGGTGTCAACGCCATCAACCGGATGATCGAGGTCGGCCTCAAGGGCGTCGAGTTCATCGCGATCAACACCGATGCGCAGGCGCTCCTCATGAGCGACGCCGACCTCAAGCTCGACGTCGGTCGTGAACTGACCCGTGGTCTCGGCGCCGGCGCCGACCCCGAGGTCGGCAAGAAGGCCGCCGAGGATCACGCAGAGGAGATCGAGGAAGCGCTCAAGGGCGCCGACATGGTCTTCGTGACTGCGGGTGAAGGTGGCGGCACCGGCACCGGTGGCGCGCCTGTGGTGGCCCGGATCGCCAAGTCCATCGGCGCCTTGACCATCGGTGTCGTCACCCGTCCCTTCACCTTCGAGGGTCGTCGCCGCGCCAACCAGGCCGAGTCCGGCATCGGGGCGTTGCGCGAAGAGGTCGACACCCTCATCGTCATCCCCAACGACCGACTGCTCTCGATCAGCGACCGCGCAGTCAGCATGCTTGACGCCTTCCGCAGCGCCGACCAGGTGCTGCTTTCAGGTGTGCAGGGCATCACCGACCTGATCACCACACCCGGCCTGATCAACCTGGACTTCGCAGATGTGAAGTCCGTGATGCAGGGCGCCGGTTCGGCCCTGATGGGTATCGGCTCGGCGCGCGGGGAAGACCGCGCGGTGCAGGCTGCGGAGTTGGCGATAAGTTCGCCGCTGCTGGAAGCCAGCATCGACGGCGCTCACGGGGTGCTGCTGTCCATCCAGGGTGGCTCCGATCTTGGTCTGTTCGAAATCAACGAGGCAGCCCGCCTGGTTCAGGAAGCTGCGCACCCGGAGGCGAACATCATCTTCGGTGCGGTCATCGACGACGCGCTCGGCGACGAGGTGCGGGTCACCGTCATCGCGGCCGGGTTCGACGGTGGCAGCCCGCAGCGCCGCAGTGACGACCGCGCCCTTGGTGGAGTTTCCAGCGCCCAGGCCCAGCAGCAGCAACAGCAGCGTCAGAACCCCGGTCAGCAGATGCCGCCGGCCCAACAGATGCCGGCCCAGCAGATGCCCCCGCAGCAGATGCCAGCCCAGCAGATGCCGCCGCGTCAGGAGCCCTCGTACTCCCAGCCGGTGACTCCGCGCCAGGGGCAGGTGCCGCGTCAGCAGCCTCCGACCCAGCCCGCGGGGATGCCCCCGGGGCACGAGCCGATGCCGCAGCGTCAAGCCCAGCAGCAGCAACAGCAACGTCAGCAGGCGCCGAACAACGGTCCTGCTCAGCCGCCGCACCAGCAGGGCGCACCTGCCAGTCGTCCGCCGCGCGCGGTGACCTTCGACGACGGCGACGACCTCGACGTACCCGACTTCCTGAAGTAA
- the pgeF gene encoding peptidoglycan editing factor PgeF, giving the protein MPRSLVDWGFTRATPTPAGVSGSRGDYLGFNLASHVGDDPVAVQSNRRALAAQLGVATRELIFMNQVHGSQVVVADGPWSGDPPEADAVLTTTPGLALAVLVADCTPVLLVDEEAGVAGAVHAGRPGLLAGVVPAAVHAARDLGARRLRAAVGPSVCGRCYEVPAAMREEVAADNPLSATVSWTGTPALDVAAGVVAQLRQLDVALTWVPGCTRESPRFYSYRRQPRTGRFAGVVRMWTP; this is encoded by the coding sequence ATGCCCCGGTCCCTGGTGGACTGGGGTTTCACGCGTGCCACCCCCACCCCGGCCGGGGTGAGCGGCAGCCGCGGCGACTACCTGGGGTTCAATCTGGCCAGTCACGTCGGGGACGACCCGGTGGCGGTGCAGAGCAACCGCCGCGCTTTGGCCGCGCAACTCGGGGTGGCAACGCGCGAACTCATCTTCATGAACCAGGTGCACGGCAGCCAGGTGGTGGTGGCCGACGGCCCTTGGTCGGGGGATCCCCCCGAGGCTGACGCCGTCCTCACCACCACCCCGGGGTTGGCACTGGCGGTGCTGGTGGCCGACTGCACCCCGGTGCTGCTCGTCGACGAAGAAGCCGGCGTCGCCGGGGCGGTGCACGCCGGTCGACCCGGACTGCTGGCAGGGGTGGTACCCGCGGCGGTGCACGCCGCGCGAGATCTCGGGGCGCGCAGGTTGCGTGCGGCAGTCGGCCCCTCGGTGTGCGGACGCTGCTACGAAGTGCCGGCGGCGATGCGCGAGGAAGTCGCTGCCGACAACCCACTCTCGGCGACCGTGTCCTGGACCGGGACGCCCGCCCTCGACGTTGCCGCTGGTGTCGTCGCCCAACTCAGGCAACTTGATGTAGCGCTCACCTGGGTTCCCGGCTGTACCCGAGAATCACCACGGTTCTATTCCTATCGCCGTCAACCCCGCACCGGCCGTTTCGCCGGCGTCGTGCGAATGTGGACACCGTGA